Genomic window (Takifugu rubripes chromosome 1, fTakRub1.2, whole genome shotgun sequence):
TGACTCTGACCCTGGAAGTTCTCCCTCTCATAGATCCTCATCCTGtaagtgcctctgtgctgttgATGGGATGAGGAAAAATCAGATTCTCCTAATAGTCGCTGTTAACTGTGTCAAATGTTTGAGTAATTGCACTTGGGTTGCTTTAACTGTTTGATTTTACAATTGATACACACAACAGGAATCTTAACAGATGGAATCTATTGCACACTCAACTATAATTACAATGTTATTTACCACTGCAGTATAATAAAGCATTTGACTGTATTGCTAGCTATGCCTTGTATTATATGTAATGTCTATCATCTATAATATGAATCTATGATAGATGTAATAAGACAAGATGTTTCGAAGGTTGCATACTTGAGGAATGAGACGGCAGGATCGGATAGAGTCGCTCATGCCGAAAGATATGTAGTCAGAGTATTCACCCCTCCGGAGGAAATACTGGTTTCCCATGAAGTTGGGACGGTCGTAGACCATGAAGCAGCCGCTCTccaccctgcaggaggagcaccTGTTCAGGTAGGAGGTCATGTCCGAGCAGTCGCTCATGCACTCATAGGAGCGACCCTGGAAGTTCTTGTCCTCATAAAAGATGAtcttgaaaggaaaaaaagggaaattagATTTCCCGCATTTGTTTAGACAGGACAGTGTTTCTGCTCCACTCTCTACATACCTTGCCCATGTTTGTTGCTGTGTTCTGTGGGAATCTGTccaaagctctgctgctgctaggCAGCTTTTATACGTTATAGGCATTGTTGCAGGGCTTTGTCATTCAAATTCTCTGGAAGCTGATGAATAAGCAGCTCTGTGATCTCTGATAATTTCATTTGTGCTATCATGATAACACGGGGGAAATGAGTGGAAAGAACAAGAGACCGGGCTGAATTTTGACTGTTTATTTTACAGTCCAAGTTACCAGAAGGAATTGTTCTCTGTTAATTTGATGTGTTCATTTGAACGGGACACCCCGGGACATAATAACCACAGAAACCATTTTAGCTTTTGCTCTTTATCTCATTCGTAGTTAGGAGTAagcaaattttaaaaatc
Coding sequences:
- the LOC101079575 gene encoding gamma-crystallin M3-like, encoding MGKIIFYEDKNFQGRSYECMSDCSDMTSYLNRCSSCRVESGCFMVYDRPNFMGNQYFLRRGEYSDYISFGMSDSIRSCRLIPQHRGTYRMRIYERENFQGQSHELMEDCDNIQDRYRMSDCQSCNVLDGHWLLYEQPHFRGRMMYLRPGEYRSMRDVGFSGMRLSSVRRIMDSC